A window of Jannaschia sp. M317 contains these coding sequences:
- a CDS encoding lytic transglycosylase domain-containing protein, whose product MWRLVVILCLLALPLRADPPPALVCSDGQDAPRHCIRTASFEADLCRQIEAEARFHGLPPGYFARLLWQESRFDPNAVSPANAKGIAQFIDSTARLRRLADPFNPAEAVARSAEYLAEMSRRYGNVGMAAIGYNGGERRAEGWLARTGGLARETVDYVRIITGHPAESWRDDPPKGLTFALDGDTPFQQACETMAANRRVTPLAPPAPRFSPWGAQVAFGTDRGAARAAWGRLRGGCQSAAPVARLEFVPVQRRGPGSRTYTMARVGAGSRDEATRICRAVSRAGCPCRVFSN is encoded by the coding sequence ATGTGGCGTCTTGTCGTGATCCTTTGTCTTCTGGCCCTGCCGCTGCGGGCCGACCCGCCCCCGGCGCTGGTCTGTTCCGACGGGCAGGACGCGCCGCGCCATTGCATCCGCACCGCCAGTTTCGAGGCCGACCTCTGCCGTCAGATCGAGGCGGAGGCGCGCTTTCACGGCCTGCCGCCCGGCTATTTCGCGCGCCTGCTTTGGCAGGAAAGTCGGTTCGATCCCAATGCCGTCAGCCCCGCGAATGCCAAGGGCATCGCCCAGTTCATCGACAGCACCGCGCGCCTGCGTCGGCTGGCCGATCCTTTCAACCCCGCCGAAGCGGTGGCGCGGTCCGCGGAATACCTGGCCGAGATGTCGCGCCGATATGGCAACGTCGGCATGGCCGCGATCGGCTACAATGGCGGCGAACGCCGGGCCGAGGGATGGCTGGCGCGAACCGGCGGGCTGGCGCGGGAAACGGTGGACTACGTGCGCATCATCACGGGCCACCCTGCCGAGAGCTGGCGCGACGATCCGCCAAAGGGCCTGACCTTTGCCCTGGACGGAGACACACCGTTCCAGCAGGCCTGTGAAACGATGGCAGCCAACCGCCGGGTCACCCCGCTGGCCCCGCCGGCACCGCGATTCTCGCCCTGGGGGGCGCAGGTGGCCTTTGGAACCGACCGCGGCGCGGCGCGGGCGGCCTGGGGCCGCCTGCGGGGCGGGTGTCAGTCGGCAGCCCCGGTGGCGCGGCTGGAATTCGTACCCGTGCAGCGGCGCGGACCGGGCAGCCGCACCTATACCATGGCCCGCGTCGGGGCCGGATCTCGGGACGAAGCCACGCGGATCTGCCGCGCCGTATCGCGCGCAGGATGCCCGTGCCGCGTGTTCAGCAACTGA
- a CDS encoding NAD(P)H-dependent oxidoreductase subunit E, producing MRDETTKGVWKSGKGRGRATPKGRQYDDAALAEVQALLGDRPRRRDLLIEFLHLIQDAHGHQSAAHLRALAEEMRLSMAEVWEVATFYAHFDPLREDDPVPPDLTIRVCDSLSCELAGSEALIDALEAGHDPAKVRVLRAPCMGRCDTAPVLEIGHRHVDHATPQAAQAVIDAGDLHPVIPSYEDLAVYRKDGGYAQLAQLRDGGDWVAVQNTVAASGLRGLGGAGFPSGKKWGFVRANPGPRYMAVNGDEGEPGTFKDRYYLERTPHLFLEGMLIAAWAVEAERIYLYMRDEYPAVLHILATEIAALEAAGLIAPGYIDLRRGAGAYICGEESAMIESIEGKRGLPRHRPPYVAQVGLFGRPTLVHNIETCHWIARILREGPEILSSVERNGRKGLRSYSVSGRVKQPGVHLLPAGSTITDVIAAAGGMLDGHAFKAYQPGGPSSGLLPATLSDVPLDFDTLQPHGSFIGSAAVVVLSDHDSARAAALNMLRFFETESCGQCTPCRVGCEKAVKLMQAERWDTTLLEEISQAMVDASICGLGQAAPNPIRLTMRHFPQEVGGKV from the coding sequence GAGGTGCAGGCCCTGCTGGGCGACCGTCCCCGCCGCCGCGATCTTCTGATCGAATTCCTGCATCTGATCCAGGATGCCCACGGCCACCAATCCGCAGCTCATCTGCGCGCCCTGGCCGAAGAGATGCGCCTGTCGATGGCCGAAGTCTGGGAGGTCGCGACCTTCTATGCCCATTTCGACCCCCTGCGCGAAGACGACCCGGTGCCGCCCGATCTGACGATCCGGGTCTGCGACTCGCTGTCGTGCGAATTGGCCGGGTCCGAGGCCCTGATCGACGCCTTGGAGGCGGGCCACGACCCGGCAAAGGTCCGCGTCCTGCGCGCACCTTGCATGGGCCGTTGCGACACTGCTCCGGTGTTGGAGATCGGCCACCGCCACGTCGACCACGCCACGCCCCAAGCGGCGCAAGCGGTCATCGACGCAGGCGACCTGCATCCCGTCATCCCGTCCTACGAGGATCTCGCCGTCTACCGCAAAGACGGCGGTTACGCTCAGCTGGCGCAGCTGCGCGACGGCGGCGACTGGGTGGCCGTTCAGAACACGGTCGCCGCCTCCGGCTTGCGCGGCCTCGGCGGGGCGGGTTTCCCGTCTGGCAAGAAATGGGGCTTTGTGCGCGCCAATCCTGGTCCCCGCTACATGGCCGTCAACGGCGACGAAGGAGAGCCGGGCACCTTCAAGGACCGCTACTACCTGGAACGCACCCCACACCTGTTCCTGGAAGGGATGCTGATCGCCGCCTGGGCCGTCGAGGCGGAGCGGATCTATCTGTACATGCGCGACGAGTACCCCGCCGTGCTGCACATCCTGGCCACCGAAATCGCGGCTCTGGAAGCGGCGGGCCTGATCGCCCCCGGCTACATCGATCTACGCCGGGGGGCGGGGGCCTACATCTGCGGCGAAGAATCCGCCATGATCGAAAGCATCGAAGGCAAGCGCGGCCTGCCCCGCCATCGCCCGCCCTATGTGGCACAGGTCGGCCTGTTCGGGCGGCCGACCCTGGTCCACAACATCGAGACCTGCCACTGGATCGCCCGCATCCTGCGTGAAGGGCCAGAGATCCTGTCTTCTGTCGAACGGAATGGACGCAAGGGCCTGCGCTCCTACTCCGTTTCGGGCCGCGTCAAACAGCCGGGCGTCCACCTTTTGCCTGCCGGGTCCACCATCACCGACGTGATCGCGGCGGCGGGTGGGATGCTGGACGGGCACGCCTTCAAGGCCTATCAGCCCGGCGGTCCGTCTTCGGGCCTGCTGCCTGCGACCCTGTCTGACGTCCCGCTCGACTTCGACACGCTGCAACCGCACGGGTCCTTCATCGGCTCGGCGGCGGTGGTGGTTCTGTCGGATCACGACAGCGCCCGCGCCGCCGCCCTCAATATGCTGCGCTTCTTCGAGACGGAAAGCTGCGGCCAATGCACCCCCTGCCGGGTCGGCTGTGAAAAAGCGGTCAAGCTGATGCAGGCGGAGCGGTGGGACACCACTCTGCTGGAAGAAATCAGTCAGGCCATGGTCGATGCTTCCATCTGCGGGTTGGGTCAAGCCGCGCCGAACCCGATCCGCCTGACGATGCGCCATTTCCCTCAGGAAGTGGGCGGCAAGGTCTAG
- the ftsY gene encoding signal recognition particle-docking protein FtsY has product MSFFKKLKDRLTRSSSKLEEGLDAIVEEAGETALPDPEPTPAPTPQPSAVAPPPPAAVTAPPPPPEPAAKPGFLGRLMGRAEDTAAPRRVLDDDMLEQLEELLIASDMGVDTALRVTANLAEGRMGRRLSVPEIKDLLAAEVARIMEPVARPMPLTPQRPQVVLVVGVNGSGKTTTIGKLASQFRAAGKSVVIAAGDTFRAAAVEQLQVWGDRAGVPVMTAPEGSDPASLAFDAMTRAEAEGADLLLIDTAGRLQNRSDLMEELAKIVRVIRKKDPTAPHNTLLVLDATTGQNALNQVEVFQKLSDVSGLVMTKLDGTAKGGVLVALADRFGLPIHAIGVGEQIEDLDAFDPEEFAAALVGAQ; this is encoded by the coding sequence ATGTCGTTCTTCAAGAAGCTCAAGGATCGCCTGACGCGGTCGTCCTCCAAGTTGGAGGAGGGACTCGATGCCATCGTGGAGGAGGCAGGCGAGACCGCGTTGCCCGATCCCGAACCGACCCCGGCCCCCACCCCGCAGCCGTCTGCGGTGGCACCGCCGCCCCCGGCCGCCGTGACCGCCCCCCCGCCGCCGCCCGAACCCGCCGCCAAGCCCGGTTTTCTTGGGCGTCTGATGGGGCGCGCCGAGGACACCGCGGCCCCGCGCCGGGTCCTCGACGACGACATGCTGGAGCAGTTGGAAGAGCTGCTGATCGCCTCTGACATGGGTGTGGACACCGCGCTGCGCGTCACGGCCAATCTGGCGGAGGGGCGCATGGGACGGCGCCTGTCGGTGCCCGAAATCAAGGACCTGCTGGCCGCAGAAGTGGCCCGCATCATGGAGCCGGTCGCCAGGCCAATGCCCCTGACCCCACAGCGCCCGCAGGTGGTTCTTGTGGTCGGGGTCAACGGGTCCGGCAAGACGACGACCATCGGAAAACTGGCGTCGCAGTTCCGCGCGGCGGGCAAATCCGTCGTGATCGCCGCCGGCGATACCTTTCGCGCGGCGGCTGTTGAACAATTGCAGGTCTGGGGCGACCGCGCCGGGGTGCCGGTGATGACGGCCCCCGAAGGATCCGATCCCGCGTCATTGGCCTTCGATGCCATGACCCGCGCCGAAGCAGAGGGCGCGGATCTGCTGTTGATCGACACTGCCGGACGGCTTCAGAACCGATCCGACCTGATGGAAGAACTGGCCAAGATCGTCCGCGTCATCCGCAAGAAGGACCCGACCGCGCCGCACAACACGCTGTTGGTGCTGGATGCGACGACGGGTCAGAACGCGCTGAACCAGGTCGAGGTGTTCCAGAAACTGTCGGATGTCTCGGGCCTGGTGATGACCAAGCTGGACGGCACCGCCAAGGGCGGTGTCCTGGTGGCGCTGGCTGACCGGTTCGGCCTGCCGATCCATGCCATCGGTGTGGGGGAACAGATCGAAGATCTGGATGCCTTCGATCCCGAGGAGTTCGCCGCAGCCCTGGTCGGTGCGCAGTGA